The following coding sequences are from one Seonamhaeicola sp. ML3 window:
- a CDS encoding alpha-ketoglutarate-dependent dioxygenase AlkB — protein MKKEIFRLPDADIELHNDFFTKDVADKLFQTLKSDIIWQQDQIKFFGKIYDVPRLTALYGDGNKTYKYSGITMRPHQWTKELTFIKERIEEVSGISFNTCLLNYYRGGMDSNDWHQDNEKELGENPVIASVSFGETRPFQLKHVSRKDLKRTDILLEHGSYLLMKGTTQHFWKHKIPKTKRPIDSRINLTFRIIKN, from the coding sequence ATGAAAAAGGAAATATTCCGTTTGCCTGATGCCGATATAGAACTGCACAATGATTTTTTCACTAAAGATGTTGCAGATAAATTATTCCAAACTTTAAAATCAGATATTATTTGGCAACAAGATCAAATTAAGTTTTTTGGAAAGATTTATGATGTCCCCAGGCTCACAGCTTTATACGGTGATGGCAATAAAACATATAAATATTCTGGAATAACAATGCGACCTCATCAATGGACTAAAGAGTTAACTTTTATTAAAGAACGTATCGAGGAGGTGTCTGGTATATCTTTTAACACTTGCTTGCTTAATTATTACAGAGGCGGTATGGATAGTAATGACTGGCACCAGGATAACGAGAAAGAACTCGGTGAAAATCCTGTTATTGCTTCCGTTTCGTTTGGAGAGACCCGTCCCTTTCAACTTAAGCATGTATCAAGAAAAGATCTTAAGAGAACCGATATACTGTTAGAACATGGTAGCTATTTGTTGATGAAAGGCACTACACAACATTTTTGGAAACACAAAATACCAAAAACGAAAAGACCAATTGATTCAAGAATAAATCTTACTTTTAGGATTATTAAAAACTAA
- a CDS encoding RNA polymerase sigma factor has protein sequence MTQTEFLNIVMPFKDKVFRLAKRLLVSTEEAEDATQEVLLKLWNNKAKIQEYKNVEAFSMTMTKNFCFDKLKSKQAQNLKIVHTNYEEKNTPLQKQVELNDSVSWVGKIIEVLPEQQRMIVQLRDIEEYDYDEIAKMLDMTNTAVRVTLSRARKAIREKLTKTHNYGVR, from the coding sequence ATGACTCAAACAGAGTTTTTAAATATTGTTATGCCCTTTAAGGATAAGGTGTTTCGTTTGGCAAAACGATTGCTGGTATCGACCGAAGAGGCAGAAGATGCAACTCAAGAAGTTCTTTTGAAATTGTGGAACAACAAAGCGAAAATTCAGGAGTATAAGAATGTGGAGGCGTTTTCAATGACCATGACCAAGAATTTTTGTTTCGATAAATTAAAATCTAAGCAGGCGCAAAACCTAAAGATTGTTCACACAAATTATGAAGAGAAAAATACGCCGTTACAAAAACAAGTTGAGTTAAACGATAGTGTAAGTTGGGTCGGGAAAATAATAGAAGTATTACCAGAACAGCAGCGTATGATTGTTCAGTTAAGAGATATCGAGGAATACGATTATGATGAGATAGCGAAAATGCTCGATATGACCAATACAGCTGTGAGGGTTACCTTGTCTAGAGCAAGAAAAGCAATAAGAGAGAAATTAACAAAAACACATAATTATGGTGTTAGATAA
- a CDS encoding DUF4252 domain-containing protein: MISINLNTEKMNKRLIVFVMAIMLLPLTGMAQKDIFEKYSDNPNVTYVNIKPKMFQMIAKVGVDTSDPEAKAFMDMVKSITSFKTIVTDSKEISADISKWVKSRSNSLEELMEVRDDGSEVKFYVKEGKDEDHVKELLIFVNGIDKVMDDKIEINGKQRKIETVVVSFTGDIDLNEISKLTEKMNIPAGEHLEKK; encoded by the coding sequence ATGATTTCAATAAATTTAAATACAGAAAAAATGAATAAACGATTAATAGTATTCGTAATGGCCATTATGTTATTACCACTAACAGGGATGGCACAAAAAGATATTTTTGAAAAGTATAGCGACAATCCCAACGTAACATACGTAAACATAAAACCAAAAATGTTCCAGATGATTGCAAAGGTTGGAGTCGATACAAGTGATCCAGAGGCCAAAGCATTTATGGATATGGTAAAAAGTATTACCAGTTTTAAGACTATCGTAACAGATAGTAAAGAAATATCGGCAGATATCAGTAAATGGGTAAAGTCGCGATCTAACAGCCTTGAAGAGTTAATGGAAGTTAGAGACGATGGTAGTGAAGTGAAGTTCTATGTAAAAGAAGGCAAAGATGAAGACCATGTAAAAGAACTATTGATTTTTGTTAATGGAATAGATAAAGTGATGGATGATAAAATTGAAATCAATGGTAAGCAAAGAAAAATAGAAACGGTAGTTGTGTCTTTCACAGGCGATATAGACTTAAACGAGATTTCTAAGTTAACCGAAAAAATGAATATTCCAGCTGGAGAACATTTAGAGAAAAAATAA
- a CDS encoding adenylosuccinate lyase: MTSNQLYNELSYVNHSREKRTYYANLVINNPHLVPKLLEILFKVDDKLSPRAAWVFEFMCSKDIETVAPYLDYFTENIHKVHIDSAVRPVAKVCELVVTAYYDKTKNIIQNTLTNIHKERIIETCFDYLINDEKVAPKAYSMSTLFLLGKEYDWVYPELITILERNFHLQSAAFKARAKHILKKLKKDRK, encoded by the coding sequence TTGACTTCAAATCAACTTTACAACGAACTGAGCTATGTAAATCATTCTCGAGAAAAACGAACTTACTATGCAAATTTGGTAATTAACAATCCTCATTTAGTACCCAAACTATTAGAAATCTTATTTAAAGTTGATGATAAACTATCGCCTCGTGCGGCGTGGGTTTTCGAATTTATGTGCAGCAAGGATATCGAAACAGTTGCCCCATACCTAGACTATTTCACAGAAAACATACATAAAGTCCACATAGATTCTGCCGTAAGACCAGTAGCTAAAGTTTGTGAGCTTGTGGTTACTGCTTATTATGACAAAACCAAAAACATCATACAAAATACTTTAACCAATATTCATAAGGAACGTATCATTGAAACCTGTTTTGATTACCTTATAAACGACGAAAAAGTTGCCCCAAAAGCCTACAGCATGTCAACCTTATTCCTTTTGGGCAAAGAATACGATTGGGTATACCCAGAATTGATTACGATATTGGAACGAAATTTTCATTTACAAAGTGCCGCCTTTAAAGCCAGAGCTAAACACATCCTTAAAAAACTAAAAAAAGATAGAAAATGA
- the purB gene encoding adenylosuccinate lyase, with the protein MSLSVLNAISPIDGRYRSKANELAPFFSEEALIKYRVLVEIEYFIALCELPLPQLTDVDHAIFEDLRVIYKDFTAEDALAIKKIESVTNHDVKAVEYFIKERFDALELSQFKEFIHFGLTSQDINNTAIPLSIKEAMNDVYVPEYFTVLNKLKELVEAWKDVPMLARTHGQPASPTRLGKEIAVFVTRLEEQFNLLNDIPSAAKFGGATGNFNAHHVAYPDIDWKAFGDTFVQEKLGLHHSFPTTQIEHYDHMAALFDCLKRINTILIDLDRDVWTYVSMDYFKQKIKKGEVGSSAMPHKVNPIDFENSEGNLGIANAVFEHLSAKLPISRLQRDLTDSTVLRNVGVPFGHTIIGFKATLKGLNKLLLNESKFALDLENNWAVVAEAIQTILRREGYPNPYEALKGLTRTNETINQSSISNFIDTLEVSDTIKAELKRITPSNYTGI; encoded by the coding sequence ATGTCATTATCTGTATTAAATGCCATCTCTCCAATAGATGGTCGTTATAGAAGTAAAGCCAATGAACTAGCGCCTTTCTTTTCTGAAGAAGCCTTAATAAAATATCGTGTTTTAGTTGAAATAGAATACTTTATTGCGCTTTGTGAATTACCTCTACCTCAACTTACAGATGTAGACCATGCCATTTTTGAAGACCTTAGAGTTATTTACAAAGATTTTACAGCGGAAGATGCGCTAGCCATAAAAAAAATTGAAAGCGTAACTAACCACGATGTAAAAGCTGTAGAGTATTTTATTAAAGAAAGGTTTGACGCATTAGAATTATCACAATTCAAAGAATTCATTCATTTTGGATTGACCTCGCAAGACATTAACAACACGGCCATTCCATTAAGTATCAAGGAGGCCATGAACGATGTTTATGTCCCAGAATATTTTACGGTTTTAAATAAACTTAAAGAATTAGTCGAAGCCTGGAAAGATGTTCCTATGCTCGCAAGAACACACGGACAACCTGCTTCCCCTACTCGATTAGGTAAAGAGATTGCTGTTTTTGTAACCCGTTTAGAAGAACAATTCAATTTATTGAACGATATCCCTAGTGCTGCCAAATTTGGTGGTGCTACCGGAAACTTTAATGCTCACCATGTGGCTTATCCAGATATTGATTGGAAAGCTTTTGGAGATACTTTTGTACAAGAAAAATTGGGTTTACACCACTCGTTTCCAACAACACAGATAGAACACTATGACCATATGGCGGCACTGTTTGATTGTCTTAAACGCATCAACACGATATTAATTGATTTAGACCGCGACGTTTGGACTTATGTGTCTATGGATTACTTTAAACAAAAGATTAAAAAAGGTGAAGTTGGAAGTTCGGCTATGCCACATAAAGTAAATCCAATCGATTTTGAAAACAGCGAAGGAAACCTGGGTATTGCCAATGCCGTTTTTGAGCACTTATCTGCTAAATTACCAATCTCAAGATTACAACGCGATCTAACTGACAGTACAGTTTTACGTAATGTTGGCGTACCTTTTGGCCACACGATAATTGGGTTTAAAGCAACCTTGAAAGGGTTGAACAAATTACTTTTAAATGAAAGCAAGTTCGCTTTAGATTTAGAAAATAACTGGGCCGTTGTTGCAGAAGCCATTCAAACGATTTTACGCAGAGAAGGCTACCCTAATCCTTACGAAGCCTTAAAAGGCTTAACCAGAACCAATGAAACGATAAATCAAAGTTCTATTTCAAATTTTATTGATACCTTAGAGGTATCTGACACAATAAAAGCGGAATTAAAACGTATTACCCCTAGCAACTATACCGGGATTTAA
- a CDS encoding Sir2 family NAD-dependent protein deacetylase has translation MSAESGVKTFRDHDGLWEGHDVMQVASPQGFANDPELVFDFYNQRRRQLFEVEPNSAHYDLANLESNYNVSIITQNVDDLHERAGSTNILHLHGELLKVRSTHDDTNIKVWKTDLVLGDYCEKGHQLRPHIVWFGEDVPLISKAVEICASADVLFIIGTSMQVYPAAGLMHYIPEKTLVFYIDPNPALSGKENITVIAEPATIGVRQAITLLNALD, from the coding sequence ATGAGTGCCGAAAGTGGTGTAAAAACATTTAGGGACCATGATGGACTTTGGGAAGGCCATGATGTTATGCAAGTAGCTTCGCCCCAAGGATTTGCAAACGACCCCGAACTGGTTTTTGATTTTTATAACCAAAGACGCCGACAACTCTTTGAAGTTGAACCAAACAGTGCACATTACGACTTGGCTAATTTGGAATCTAATTACAACGTTTCTATAATAACCCAAAATGTGGACGATTTGCATGAAAGGGCCGGAAGCACGAATATATTGCACCTTCATGGGGAACTATTAAAAGTTAGAAGTACTCATGATGACACCAACATTAAAGTATGGAAAACCGATTTAGTTTTGGGGGACTATTGTGAAAAAGGACATCAATTACGCCCCCATATTGTTTGGTTTGGAGAAGATGTCCCGCTCATCAGTAAAGCTGTGGAAATATGCGCTTCTGCCGATGTATTATTCATTATTGGAACTTCAATGCAGGTGTATCCAGCTGCTGGATTAATGCATTATATCCCCGAAAAGACGCTTGTTTTTTATATAGACCCCAACCCTGCTCTATCTGGAAAGGAAAACATTACCGTTATTGCAGAACCTGCTACGATAGGTGTAAGACAAGCCATTACACTATTAAATGCACTAGATTAA
- a CDS encoding T9SS type B sorting domain-containing protein, with translation MIWDFKFRFVFPFLLFVGLICAQTNVPPEIIATGDQSYCSGNPINIATDFDIIDPDDTGIEAFFIQISEGYTFGEDVLLLTGNHPNIGRTWDPVQGKLTFFSIVPSTTILYADLIAAVRDVVYTTTPNTERVDKIFSFTIGDANFLPSTGHFYEYIPNFGITWTQARAAAASSTYFGLQGYLATVTSPEEAQITGEQAAGAGWIGGTDAATEGVWQWVTGPEAGTVFWNGGINGTSPNFANWNVNEPNDCCSPNGGDENYAHITSPNVGNLGSWNDLPLAGDPDVTGDFHPRGYVVEYGGMPGDPVVNISASTKISFPSITSPIETTTVCGPQNVTLEAIPSDGDILWYNSINASTPIFTGNIFITPVIQATTSYFASVSVNGCTEGERVEFQVVVNQIPNVEPVVTFKNCDVDGTPDGITVFNLEELNNVTTTEPSNTITVTYHSSITDAEQGDNALTPFPYSNGTSNTVYGRVENINTGCFSVSQINLEVATTALSSDFVLSIDACENSASAGFSSFNLASLSASFMGQFPSGQNLSVHYYNTLADAQLEQNEIIDSENYRNKSPFSESIYVRIESMDNGDCFGIGPNVLLTVNTIPEFEIEQSEVFCIDGSPVVLSIVNPSDSGLTFEWQDTNGNIIGSSSTVFVDAEGVYSATATSLENCESAPVFYELLTSGVSTITLDDITVVDLSNNNTITIDVSNLGIGDYEFALDNEFGPYQEQSVFEGVQSGNHKLYVRDKNGCGITELEVFVLGFPKFFTPNGDLQHDTWNIIGLGPEYEALSTIRIYDRYGKFLKQINPGEAGWDGTFNGQTLAASDYWFVVNLVDASGNSRTFKGHFSLVR, from the coding sequence ATGATATGGGATTTTAAATTTAGATTTGTTTTTCCTTTTCTGCTTTTTGTTGGGTTAATTTGTGCGCAAACTAATGTGCCTCCAGAAATTATTGCGACCGGAGATCAGAGTTATTGTTCAGGGAACCCAATAAATATAGCTACAGATTTTGATATAATAGATCCCGATGATACAGGAATTGAGGCATTTTTTATTCAAATTTCTGAAGGTTATACTTTTGGTGAAGATGTCTTATTGTTAACAGGAAACCATCCAAATATTGGCAGAACTTGGGATCCGGTACAGGGGAAACTTACGTTTTTTAGTATTGTTCCAAGCACAACAATCTTGTACGCAGATTTAATTGCGGCTGTTAGAGATGTGGTTTACACTACAACCCCTAACACAGAAAGAGTTGATAAGATATTTTCTTTTACCATTGGCGATGCTAATTTTTTACCATCAACAGGTCATTTTTATGAATACATCCCAAATTTTGGTATCACATGGACGCAGGCAAGAGCTGCAGCTGCTTCAAGTACATATTTTGGCTTGCAAGGCTATCTAGCTACCGTTACTTCTCCAGAAGAAGCGCAAATAACCGGAGAACAGGCTGCAGGTGCCGGATGGATTGGAGGTACCGATGCTGCAACCGAAGGGGTTTGGCAATGGGTGACAGGCCCAGAAGCAGGCACTGTTTTTTGGAATGGTGGTATAAACGGAACCTCACCAAACTTTGCGAATTGGAATGTAAATGAACCAAACGATTGCTGTAGTCCTAATGGTGGAGACGAAAACTATGCTCACATAACTAGCCCCAATGTGGGTAATTTAGGTAGTTGGAACGATTTGCCCTTAGCGGGAGATCCTGATGTTACAGGAGATTTCCATCCACGAGGCTATGTTGTGGAATATGGCGGTATGCCAGGAGATCCTGTAGTAAACATCTCTGCGAGTACTAAAATAAGTTTTCCAAGTATTACAAGCCCAATTGAGACTACTACAGTATGCGGACCACAAAATGTTACTTTAGAAGCCATTCCTAGTGATGGGGATATTTTGTGGTACAATAGTATAAACGCATCCACTCCTATTTTTACGGGCAATATATTTATAACACCCGTAATACAAGCTACAACGAGTTATTTTGCTTCAGTATCAGTAAATGGTTGTACGGAAGGTGAACGTGTTGAGTTTCAAGTGGTAGTGAATCAAATACCCAATGTTGAGCCTGTGGTAACGTTTAAAAACTGTGATGTAGATGGCACACCAGATGGGATTACAGTATTTAATTTAGAGGAATTGAATAATGTTACAACTACTGAGCCTTCCAATACTATAACAGTTACCTACCATAGTTCGATTACAGATGCCGAGCAGGGAGACAATGCCTTAACACCTTTTCCTTACAGTAACGGCACTTCAAACACCGTTTATGGGCGTGTTGAAAATATTAATACAGGCTGTTTTAGTGTATCTCAAATTAATTTGGAAGTAGCGACCACAGCATTATCCAGCGATTTTGTTTTAAGCATTGATGCTTGTGAGAATAGTGCCTCTGCTGGATTTAGTAGTTTTAATTTAGCAAGTCTTTCAGCTAGTTTTATGGGGCAATTTCCATCGGGACAAAATTTGAGTGTTCATTATTACAATACACTTGCCGATGCGCAATTAGAACAAAATGAAATCATTGATTCTGAAAATTACAGAAATAAGTCTCCTTTTTCTGAAAGTATTTATGTGCGGATAGAAAGTATGGATAATGGTGATTGTTTTGGTATTGGTCCAAATGTTTTGCTAACTGTAAATACAATACCAGAATTTGAAATAGAACAGTCTGAAGTGTTTTGTATAGATGGTTCTCCGGTTGTGCTTTCAATTGTAAATCCAAGCGATAGTGGTCTTACCTTCGAATGGCAGGATACAAACGGTAATATTATTGGTAGTTCAAGCACAGTTTTCGTAGATGCTGAAGGTGTGTATAGTGCCACTGCAACATCTCTGGAAAACTGTGAATCTGCACCGGTTTTTTATGAACTGTTAACCTCTGGTGTTTCTACCATTACTTTGGATGACATCACTGTGGTTGATTTGTCCAATAACAATACCATTACCATAGATGTTTCTAACCTTGGAATTGGTGATTATGAATTTGCCTTGGACAATGAATTCGGGCCCTACCAAGAACAGTCGGTTTTTGAGGGTGTCCAGTCAGGCAATCATAAACTTTATGTTAGGGATAAAAACGGATGTGGAATAACTGAGTTAGAAGTATTCGTTTTAGGTTTTCCAAAGTTTTTTACTCCAAATGGCGATTTACAGCATGATACATGGAATATAATAGGTCTTGGTCCTGAATACGAAGCTTTGTCAACCATTAGAATATACGATAGGTATGGTAAATTTTTAAAACAAATAAATCCAGGAGAAGCCGGATGGGACGGAACTTTTAATGGGCAAACATTAGCGGCATCAGATTATTGGTTTGTTGTAAACCTTGTAGATGCCTCTGGGAATTCAAGAACGTTTAAGGGACATTTTAGCTTAGTAAGGTAG
- a CDS encoding sulfatase, whose translation MQFAKRLKQIIILVIIVAVFFSCSSNKDSNKQKKNGKPNVVLIFIDDMGYGDLGCYGATGFETPNLDQMAANGMTFTNFYAAQPVCSASRAGLLTGCYPNRIGFSGALFPHHNVGLNSDEWTIAEMFKEQDYATACFGKWHLGWQEEFLPLQHGFDEYVGLPYSNDMWPHSNIDGHELPEDKGRGKMPPLPLIEGNMVIDTISSMKDQDKLTTLYTEKAVDFINRNAEKPFFVYLPHTMGHIPLGVSDKFRGKSEQGFYGDVMMEIDWSVGEINKALEKNGITDNTIVIFTTDNGPWLNFGNHAGSSGGLREGKTTSWEGGQRVPFIINWPNNIPEGVVCNHLACAIDLLPTLASITEGKLSDNKIDGVDITSLFKGDFNTNPRKTIWYYFGKNNLNGLRKGNWKLVLPHSWKSYNAKPGNDGHAGKRIKMTIETPELYNMMRDPGEQYNVYEHYPEKVEELMLEVEKARKELGDINVGIKTGNGNRKIGRLKQ comes from the coding sequence ATGCAATTTGCTAAAAGGCTCAAGCAAATAATTATCTTGGTGATAATAGTTGCTGTCTTTTTTTCATGTAGCTCTAATAAAGACAGCAACAAACAAAAAAAGAATGGTAAGCCCAATGTCGTTCTCATCTTTATAGATGATATGGGGTATGGAGATTTAGGTTGTTATGGAGCCACCGGGTTTGAAACGCCCAATCTTGATCAAATGGCTGCCAATGGCATGACGTTTACCAATTTTTATGCTGCTCAGCCCGTTTGTTCGGCATCCAGAGCTGGTTTATTAACAGGTTGCTACCCAAATAGAATTGGCTTTTCTGGTGCTTTATTCCCTCATCATAATGTTGGTTTAAACTCAGATGAATGGACAATTGCCGAAATGTTCAAAGAACAAGATTACGCCACGGCATGTTTTGGCAAGTGGCACTTAGGTTGGCAAGAAGAGTTTTTACCATTACAACATGGTTTTGATGAATATGTCGGGCTGCCATATTCTAATGATATGTGGCCCCATAGTAATATAGATGGGCACGAACTTCCCGAAGATAAGGGTAGAGGAAAAATGCCACCGCTTCCTTTAATAGAAGGTAACATGGTTATAGATACCATTTCCAGTATGAAAGATCAGGATAAGCTTACTACACTTTATACTGAAAAAGCAGTTGACTTTATAAATAGAAATGCTGAGAAGCCATTTTTTGTTTACCTGCCACATACCATGGGGCATATTCCGCTGGGGGTTTCAGATAAATTTAGAGGAAAAAGTGAACAAGGGTTTTATGGCGATGTTATGATGGAAATTGATTGGTCGGTAGGAGAAATTAACAAAGCGTTAGAAAAAAATGGCATTACTGATAATACCATTGTGATTTTTACAACAGATAATGGGCCATGGCTTAATTTTGGCAATCATGCGGGGTCCTCTGGAGGACTTAGAGAGGGAAAGACCACTAGTTGGGAAGGCGGTCAAAGAGTTCCTTTTATAATCAATTGGCCTAATAATATACCGGAAGGTGTTGTATGCAATCACTTAGCCTGCGCTATAGATTTACTGCCAACATTAGCATCAATAACGGAAGGTAAATTGTCTGATAACAAAATAGACGGAGTGGACATTACTTCTCTTTTTAAAGGAGATTTTAATACAAATCCTAGGAAAACCATATGGTACTATTTTGGTAAGAATAATTTAAATGGACTTAGAAAAGGTAACTGGAAATTAGTTCTGCCGCATTCTTGGAAATCATATAACGCAAAACCTGGAAACGACGGCCATGCAGGAAAGCGTATTAAAATGACCATAGAAACTCCAGAGTTGTACAACATGATGCGTGATCCTGGCGAACAGTACAATGTATATGAACATTATCCAGAAAAGGTTGAGGAGTTAATGTTAGAAGTTGAAAAGGCAAGAAAGGAACTGGGAGATATAAACGTGGGTATTAAAACAGGTAATGGCAATCGAAAAATTGGGCGGCTAAAACAATAA
- a CDS encoding glycosyltransferase, producing MSRKLLIIGFVWPEPKSSAAGSRMMQLIETFQLADYEITFASTSSRSNNAFNLKDIGVTQVSIELNSSSFDDFIKALNPNVVMFDRFMTEEQFGWRVAEHCPDALRILDTEDLHCLRKGRHQALKDNTDFNKSYLFNDTAKREIASIYRCDLTLIISEAEMDILSEDFKVDESLLFYLPFMFDYIPSDTYSELPAFEERNYFTTIGNFLHEPNFDAVLHLKKNIWPLIRQQIPDSQMHIYGAYASLKVNQLHNSKEGFIVNGFAESASAVLKKSRVCLAPLQFGAGLKGKIFDAIKNCTPCVTTSIGAEGIYGNYQPNGFIENNPHAFADRAVELYTTKVLWQEKQKFGLDVINERFSKRAFQEVFIKTVLDISIELYERRLNNFTGQMLFHHSLQSTKFMSKWIEAKNK from the coding sequence ATGAGTAGAAAATTATTGATTATTGGTTTTGTTTGGCCCGAACCAAAAAGCTCTGCGGCAGGTAGTAGGATGATGCAGTTAATAGAGACGTTTCAATTGGCCGATTATGAAATAACTTTTGCGAGCACCTCTTCTAGGTCCAATAATGCATTTAATTTAAAAGATATAGGCGTTACTCAGGTCTCCATTGAGCTTAATAGTTCTAGTTTTGATGATTTTATAAAAGCACTGAATCCAAATGTAGTTATGTTCGATAGGTTTATGACCGAGGAACAGTTTGGTTGGCGTGTGGCAGAACACTGTCCAGATGCACTCAGGATTCTTGATACCGAAGACCTACATTGTTTACGAAAAGGGCGGCATCAAGCTCTAAAGGATAATACGGATTTTAACAAATCATACTTGTTCAACGATACAGCTAAAAGAGAAATAGCCAGTATATATAGATGTGATTTAACCTTAATAATCTCTGAAGCTGAGATGGATATTTTAAGTGAGGATTTTAAGGTTGATGAGTCTTTGCTGTTCTATTTGCCCTTCATGTTTGATTATATACCCTCTGATACATATTCAGAACTCCCAGCTTTCGAAGAACGAAATTACTTTACTACTATTGGGAATTTTTTACATGAACCTAATTTTGATGCAGTCTTGCACTTAAAGAAAAACATTTGGCCATTAATTAGGCAGCAAATTCCAGACTCACAAATGCATATATATGGTGCTTATGCTTCGCTCAAGGTAAATCAGTTACACAATTCTAAAGAAGGCTTTATAGTTAATGGGTTTGCAGAAAGTGCCAGTGCCGTTCTAAAAAAATCAAGAGTGTGTTTAGCGCCCCTGCAGTTTGGTGCGGGTTTAAAAGGTAAGATCTTCGATGCTATTAAGAACTGTACGCCCTGTGTTACAACCAGTATTGGGGCAGAGGGTATTTATGGCAACTATCAACCAAATGGATTCATAGAAAATAATCCCCATGCGTTTGCAGATAGAGCAGTGGAGCTCTATACCACAAAAGTACTTTGGCAAGAAAAGCAAAAGTTTGGCTTAGATGTAATTAATGAAAGGTTTAGCAAAAGAGCATTTCAAGAGGTCTTCATTAAAACCGTTCTAGATATTTCTATCGAGCTATATGAACGCAGGTTGAATAATTTCACTGGGCAAATGTTGTTTCACCATTCTTTGCAAAGTACTAAGTTTATGAGTAAGTGGATAGAGGCTAAGAATAAATAG
- a CDS encoding DUF4252 domain-containing protein, whose translation MQRTVKYILYTLAAVFFVSCGDGVSLQRYYVDHQETKDFIAQDIPISLMQLDQSKFTEEQQEAYNSVKKLNFLGYRSSDSDLKVYNAEIEKVKTILSNDEYQDLIEFSDRGRKVVVKYVGDDESADEVVIFGSAEDLGFGIVRVLGDDMKPEKIGVLINSLRNANLDQSQIQDIMNFFE comes from the coding sequence ATGCAACGAACAGTAAAATATATTCTTTATACCCTTGCCGCAGTTTTCTTTGTAAGCTGCGGCGATGGTGTTAGCTTACAACGCTATTATGTGGATCATCAAGAGACCAAAGACTTTATTGCTCAAGATATTCCAATCTCCTTAATGCAACTCGATCAATCAAAGTTTACAGAAGAACAGCAAGAGGCCTATAATTCTGTGAAGAAATTGAATTTTCTTGGTTATAGAAGTTCAGACTCAGACCTGAAGGTTTACAATGCTGAAATAGAAAAAGTGAAGACCATTTTAAGTAATGATGAATATCAAGATTTAATTGAATTTAGTGATAGAGGAAGAAAAGTTGTGGTTAAATATGTTGGTGACGACGAATCGGCCGATGAAGTTGTAATTTTTGGAAGTGCTGAAGACCTTGGCTTTGGAATTGTTCGTGTGCTTGGAGATGATATGAAACCAGAAAAAATAGGAGTACTGATAAACAGTCTTCGAAATGCCAATTTAGATCAAAGTCAAATTCAGGATATCATGAATTTTTTTGAGTAG